The window CCGTTGCAGGCCCGCAACATGGCGCGTCTGGCCGGCGGCGACCTCTTGGAGCTGAATCACCTGGTCGCGGGCGAGAGCGATGCGCTGCGGAAAGAGAATTTCGACCTTTTCTGCGGCCTGATGCGTTTGAGCTACAACGACAAACACCTCGAACTGGTCTCCTGGGCCGAGGATGCGGCGCAGCTTTCGCGCGAGCAGCAGCGGGCTTTCCTGCGCGATGCGGCACGGCTTCTGCGCGAGAGTTACATGCTCCATGCGGGCATCCGCGAAATCAGTTACCTTTGGGGCGAGGAGTTGGCCTTCTGTTCGAAATTCGCCCCTTTCGTCGGTTCGCAGAACATCGAGCCGTTGATCGCCGAGATCGAGAGCGCCTCCGCGCAGATCGCGCAGAACGGCAACCCGACGATCGTTTTCACCCATTTTGCCCTCTCGGTGAGCAAGATGATAAAACATTTGTGAGTTATGGCACGTGTGGCACTTCTTTTAGGCGGAAACCAGGGCGACGTGAAGCGCACCCTGCAAACGGCACAGCAGTTGATAAACTCCCGCGTGGGGGCTGTCCTGCGTTGTTCGCACCGTTACGAGAGCGAGCCGTGGGGATTCCCGGCCGCGCAGCGTTTTTCGAATCAGGCGCTGGAGGTCTCGACCGATCTTTCGCCGCTCGAAGTGCTCGACGCCTGCCAGGGGATCGAGCGCGAATTGGGCCGCAACCGCGCCGCCGAGGCGATCGAGAAGGCTTCGTCGGGCGCCGCCTATTCGTCGCGTCCGATCGACATCGACATCATCTTCTACGGCGACGAGGTGATCGACGACGAGCGCCTGACGGTTCCCCACCCGCTGCTCGCCGAACGGGAGTTCGCATTGCAGCCGCTCGCGGAGATCATGCGCCGGCACCGTCATCCCGTCACGGGAGTCACCGTCGGGGAGATGCTCGATGCGCTGCGTAACCGATAAACAGAAGATGAACGTGAGACGAACGATACTCTTTCTCGCCGCCGCGGCGCTCTTGACGGGGTGCTTCAAGGACGTGTCAACCACGACGAATTACGTGATCAAGCCCCTCGTGCAGGACTTGTCGGGCGATCCGTACCTGGCGCTCGACGGGGTGAAAGCCTACGCTTTCGACGCCGACACGACTCTTTATACCGTCGCGTCCTACGCGGATGCGTTGGAGGGCGTCGCCAGCCTGAAAGGCAACCCTTCGGAACGCCTTTCGCCCTTCGTCACGGCCGGGCCCTACGAGCGCGAAGGAACTTCCGGATGGGTCCAGATGTCGATGTCGAACGCTACGCAAATGGTCTTGGCCGTCGATACGGAGCATCGAATCTACGCCTACACCCAGCAGGAACTGACCGAAAACCTCCCGACCCTGTACGTGACGCTGCCTTTCAAGCCGTGGAAGGAGGGTTTTTCCTACAAGGACGGCAGTTGGAGCTATTACAACGAATTCTATACGCCTCCCACCTACCTCGACTGCTTCATTGATCCCGCTGTCCAGAGCGAGGAGGGCGGTGCCGCGGAGGAGATTTCGAATTTGAAAGCCTATGCCTTCGCCGCCGACACCGCGGCGTGGTACATCGCCTCCTACGACGATGCCGTTGCGGGCAAGATCACTTCGAAGGACGACGATTCGTTCACGCGCTCCAATCCCAACTTCACGGCTTACAAGGAGGAGGGTTCGTCGCTCTATAAGATGCAGGTTTCGACCGGGACGCTGATGGTGGTCGTGGTCGATCGCGTCGATCGGCTCTATGCCTACACGAAGAAGGAGGTCGATCTCGAAGGGGCTCCGCCGACCTTCTCCGTCCTCTTCCGGCCGTGGGTGCAGCAGTGGATCGACACGGAGGAGCCCGACGGTTGGATCGTCGTCAATCCGGCGCTCGACCCCGACCCCGACAAGGATTCGCAAACGCAAACACAACCACGCCGCCGATGAATACGCCGCGACATACCCTTTACCTGCTGCGCCTTGCGGTGGCGCTGCTCTTCGTGTCGGCCTTTCTGAGCCGTTGCGCGAGCATGATGACCCCTACCGGCGGTCCCCGCGACTCGCTTCCGCCCGTCATCGTGAACATGACGCCCGACAACAATTCGGTCAACCGGCCTCTCGTCGGCCACGAGAAGATCTACATCGAGTTCGACGAGTTCGTGCAGCTCAAGGACCAGCAGAAGGAGTTCTTCACCTCTCCGGCCATGAAGAAGAAACCCACGGTCACCCTGCGCGGCCGGGGCATCGTGATCCAGTTGCGCGACACGCTGGCTCCGAACACGACCTATTCGCTCAACTTCGGCAGCGCCATCCGCGACAACAACGAGGGCAACCCGCTCTATTCGATGCGCTACGTCTTTTCGACGGGTCCCGAGATCGACTCGATGCTCCTCACGGGTTATACGGCCGACAGTTACAAGGCCGATTCTGTGTCGAAGACCTTCATCTGGTTCTTCCCGGCCGATTCGGTCGGGAACGTCGCCGAATACGACTCCACGGTGTTCAAGTACAAGCCTGCGTCGATCGCCCGCGCCGAGAACAACGGCATCTTCATCGCCCAGAACCTCAAGCCGATCCCCTACCGGGTCTACGCCGTCCAGGACAAGAACGACAACCAGATGTACGATCCGGGCAGCGACCAGGTGGGCTTCCTCGAAAAGACCTACAACCCGGCCGAGATGCCCGATTTCGCCATGTGGTACGATTCGATCCGCCAGTACGTGACTGCCGAGCCGCAGCTCTATTTCCGGATGTTCACCGACAAGGCGTTCCGCCGGCAGATGCTTTCGGAGTCCGAGCGGCCCCAGCAGCACAAGGCGATGCTCTATTTCGCGTCGGCGCACCCGAAGATCACCGCCCTGCGTTTCGACAGCATCTCCGCCGACCGGGTCATCTTCGATCCCCAGACCGTGGGCCGCGATACGATCGCCCTGTGGTTCAACGTCCCCTCGGCCGACCTTCCCGATACGATCAAGGGTGAGATCACCTATTTCAAGCACGATACGGTCAACCGCTTGCAGGAGGTCACCGAGCCGTTGAAACTCGCCTGGCGGCTGATCGAGACCAAGGAGCAGGAGCGCGAGCGCGAGAAGCTCGAACGCGACCGCCGCAAGGCCGAGGCCGCCGGCGAGGAGTGGGTCGAGCCCAAAAAACCGAATCCCTTCGCCGTCAAACTCCCCACTTCCGGCGACATCAACCCCGAGAACCACCTCACCGCGGAGTTCGATTACCCGTTGGTGTCGGTCGATTCGTCGCGCCTGTTGTTGACGCGCCTGCTCGAAGACAATTCGGTCGAGGACGTTCCCGTGCATATGGTGCGCGATACGGGACAGTTGCGCAAATGGTACATCCGCGCTCCGTGGAAGACGGCCGGACAATATATGCTGACCATCCCCGCGGGGGCCATCACCGACGTTGCGGGCCTTTCCAACGACTCGATCGTCGGCAAATACACGGTCCTCGACCCCGAGAAGTTCGCCACGGTGAAGATCCACGTCAACGGTCGTGACGACGGCACGAAATACATCGTCCAGCTGCTCGACGGCAACAACGCCCTCAAGCAGGAGCGGCGCGACGTGACGACGGGCGACATCCAGTTCAATTACGTTCCGGCCGGCGAGATCAAGTTCCGCATCATCGAGGACCGGAACGGCAACGGCAAGTGGGACACGGGCAACCTGGTCGAGCGGCGCCAGCCCGAGCGGGCTGAGATCTATGCCAACGACGAGGGCGAGGACACCTTCGCCACCAAGACCAACTGGGAGATCGAGTTCACGATGGACATGAACCGCATCTTCGCGCCGGTCACGATGCAGTCTCTTTCGCGCCTGCTGGACGAGCGCGAGGCCCAGCGCCTGCGCCGCGAGGAGGAGAAACGGCTCAAAGAGGGCCCGAAAAAGAACCGTCAGGAGCAGGAGCGCCAGCAGCAGAACAGCAATTTCAACGCTGCGGGCGGCATGTTCAATAATTTCAGGTAGGATGACGATGAAACGACATATCATTGCCGGGCTCCTCGCCTTCGCCGCTCTCGCCGCGTGGCAGGGCGCCTCGGCGCAGCATACGCTCGGCTTCACGGTGGGCTACGGCATGGGCAACGGCCGCTTCCAGCCCCAGCAGGAGATGCGGGCGATGTGGGGCATGTACAGCGGCGGCCTTTCGTGGCGTTACTACGGCACGCAGCGCTTCGTGGGCGGCTTCGGCGTCGATCTCGAATTTCTCCAGCAGGGCTTTTCGTTCGCGCCCAACGCCTCGCTGGTCGAGGAGAAGAAGGATTATCTCTACTATTCGCGGCATGTCAATTCGATTGTGCTGCCGGTCGTCTGGCAGCCCCATGTCTACATGTTCCGCAACCGCATGCGCGTCTACCTCGAGGCCGCCGCGACCTTCTCCTATAACTTCTCTTCGACTTACGAGAACGAGCAGGCGCGGGCCAACGGGGCTTCCGACTGGAAGGGAACCTACGATTTCAAGCTCCCGCGCGACAACCGCTGGGGTTACGGGCTGGCCGGGGGCGGCGGCATCGCCTTCCTGATCCGCCGTTTCGAACTGAATTTCCGCGTGCGTTACTATTTCGGTTATTCGGACATCGTCCGCAACCGCAACAAATATTCGGACAATGTCGGCGACGGGTCGGAAAACCCCTTCTGGGCCACGCCGCTGCGTTCTCCGCTCGACAACCTCACGATCTCCGTGGGGCTCAACTACCGCTTCAACAAACAGGGCTTCGAGACCTGGAAACCGAGACCCAAGAGGGAGAAGAACCGCGAGGTCTTCAAATATGGGTTGTAAAAACAGCAGATTATGGAAACCACCCGTCAGCAGAAAATCGCCAAACAGATTCAGAAGGACGCCGCCGACATCTTCCAGAAGGAGGGTGCGCAGATCGTCCGCGGTGCGCTCGTCACGGTCACGGCCGTGCGTGTTTCGCCCGATTTCAGCTACGCCAAGATCTACGTCAGCATCTTCCCCTTCGAGCAGAGCGGGGAGGTGATGCAGCGCCTCGAACACCAGAATTGGTTCATCCGCCGGGCCTTGGGCCAGCGGTTGCGCAACCAGTTGAAAAACGTCCCCGAAATCCAGTTCTTCCTCGACGATTCCCTGGAATACATCGAGAATATCGACAAAGCGTTGAAGAACGAATAACCGGACCATGCTGCCGCAGCTCTTCGCCCGCCGCTACCTCTTCTCGTCCCAATCCCGGTCGGTCGTCAACCTGATCGCGGGACTGAGCGTCGCGGCCGTTGCGATGCCCGTCGCGGCGATGATCATCCTGCTGTCGGTCTTCAACGGCTTCGAGTCGTTGGTGAAGTCGATGTATTCGGCTTTCGACGCCGACCTGACCGTCACTCCGCGGCAGGGGCAGACTTTCGCACAGGGGGAGATCGACTCCGCGGCGCTTCGGCGCATCCCGGGCGTCGGGGCGTTGTCGTTCACGCTCGAACAGAGCGCCCTGCTCGAACACGGGGGGCGTCAGGCCACCGCCACGGTGCGGGGCGTCGATGACGCCTATGCCGAGGTGTTCGCCTTGGGCGACGCTGTGTCGGCCGGGGAGTGGCGGGTGCGTCTGGGCGATCTGGAACGGCTGGTCATCGGACAGTCTATGGCGTGGATGTTGGGTATCCGGTCGCTGGCCGACGCCGATGTCACGCTCTACGCCGTGCGCCGGGGTTCGTTCTCGTCGCTGCTGCCGTTGGAGAACTACACGCGCCGCACGGAGCCCGTGGGCGGGGTCTATACGCTCGACCTCGACACCGAGCGCACTTATGTGCTCTCGTCGCTGCGGTTGGCGCAGGAGCTTTTCGGTTACCCGGGCCGCGCTTCGTCGCTGGTCGTGCGCCTCGATCCGGGGGCCGATGCCGCCGGGGTCCGCCGGGCCGTCGCCGAGACTGTGGGCGACGACTTCCGGGTCCGCACGCGCGACGAACTCCGCGCTTCGTTCTACCGCATCATGGCCTACGAGAAGTGGGGCATCTTCTTCATCGCCCTGCTGGTGCTCGTCATCGCCTCGTTCTCGGTGGTGGGGGCGTTGGCCATGCTGATCGTCGAGAAGCGGGGCGACATTGCGACGCTCCGGGCGCTGGGGGCTGACACGGGACTGATACGGGCCGTGTTCCGCTCCGAAGGATTTCTGATATGCGGTCTGGGAGCCGCCGTCGGTGTCGTGCTGGGTGTCGGCGCGAGCCTCGTGCAGCAGCATTTCGGGTTGATCGAGATTCCCGCCGAGACGTTCCTCACGAAGAGTTACCCCGTCGAGTTCCGTTTTGCCGACCTGTTGGCCGTTCTCGCCGCCTTCGCCGCCGTGGCCGTCCTGCTGTCGGGCGTCACGGTGCGCAGTATGTTGAAAAACAACGAATGATATGAAACGATACCTCCGTATAACGGCTTTCGCCCTCTTCGCGGTGCTTTTCGCCGCCTGCGCCCGCCACAAAATCATCCCCGACGACAAGCTGGCGCAGATTTTCCACGATGCGTTCCTCACCAACGCCTATATCGGCAACGGGAATGTCAAAACCGATTCGCTGCGCATCTACGAGCCGATCTTCGCCCGTTACGGTTATACGACCGACGACGTTCACTACACCATCGGCAACTTCTCGAAGCGCAAGAGCGCCCGCCTGGGCGACATCGTCGAGCGCGCCATCGAGATGCTCGAACGCGAAGGCAAGTTTTACAACCGCGAGGTCGCCGTGCTCGACACGATCGACAACGTGGCCCGCCGGACCTTCACCCGGGCGGTCCTCGCCGACTCGCTGATCCGCGTGCGGTCGCTGGCCGACACGGCGCGGTTGAGCTTCTCGCTCGACGTTGAGCCGGGCGACTACCAGCTTTCGCTCAGGTACCTCGTCGATTCGCTCGACCGCAATGACAAGGGGCTCAAGGGCTCCGTCTGGCTCGAACGCCGCGACAGCACCCGCACGGGGGTCTATACCACGACCCTGCGGCGCAACCGCGAGGAGACTTTCTCGCGCCGTTTCACCGTCGATTCGTCGCACCGCCGCCTGCGCATCGACTTCTTGAACTTCACGGGCAAGCCCCAGCGCCCCTCGGTGACGGTCACCGACCTGAAGGTCGAATTCACGCCTCCGACGCGCACGGCGGTCGAAAAGCTCTACGAACAGCAACTCGGTATCCGTATTTTCGCCGATGAATTCTTCCGCGCAGCCCTCCCGGCGGATAGCCTCTAACCTCCTCTGGACCTCCGGGGGCATCGTCCGCAATCCGTTGCTGACGCTCGACTCCGGCGGGCGTGTGGTTGCCGTCGAAACCTGTCCCGAGCCCGACCGCCTCGCCGCCACGGAGTTCTATGCGGGATTGTTGGTCCCCGGCTTTCCGGACGACTTCCGTGCGGCTTTCGAGCGTCTGTGCCGGAGCTCTGCGGCGCCGTTGCCCGAGTTGCTCGCGCAGACCGTGACGCCCGGCGGCGTGTTGGTCGTGATCTCGGGTCTCGACTACGAATCGCTGCGGTTGACACCCCGGTCGCAAATCCGCAGGTTATAATTCCCTTGTCAGATCGGCAGATGCTCTTCGACCGTGTGACGCAGATGTTCGCGGTCGAGATGGGTGTATATTTCGGTCGTCAGAATATTTTCGTGCCCCAGCATCTCCTGCACCTGGCGGATCGAGGCGCCGCCTTCGAGCAGGTGGGTGGCGAACGAGTGGCGGAAGGTGTGGGGACTGATGCGCTTGGTGATCCCGGCCCGGCGGGCGGCCTCCTTGAGGATGGTGAAGATCATCACCCGGGTGAGTTGTTTGCCGCGGTTGTTCAGGAATACGACCTCCTCGCCCGTCCGGGCGCTCCGGCGCTTTTCGAGATAGAGTTGGATGCGGTCGCGCGCCGCGGCGCTGATCGGCACCAGCCGCTGCTTGTCGCCCTTGCCGATCACTCGGATGTACCCTTCGCCGAAAAAGAGGTCCTGCATCCGCAGCGACGTGAGTTCCGAGACACGCAGCCCGCACGAGTAGAGCACTTCGAGCATGGCGCTGTCGCGCAGCCCCTTGGGCGTCGAGGTGTCCACGGCGGCGATGATGCGGTCGATCTCCGGGGTGGTGAGCACGTCGGGGAGCTGGCGTCCGAATTTGGGCGTCAGGACGAATTCCGCCGGCGACGATTCGATCTTGTCGGAGATCATCAGGAAATTGAAAAAACTCTTCACGCCGCTCAGCGCCCTCGCCTGCGAGGTCTTTTCGCGTCCCTTGTCGTAGAGCCACGCCATGTAACGTTCGATCATCGCCTCCTCGACCTTGTGGGGCGCTACGTCCCATTGGCGCAGGATGAAATGGGCGAATTGCCGCAGGTCGCGCATGTACGATTCGACGGTGTTTTTCGAGAGCCGCTTTTCCAGTTTTATATAGGTGCGGTAGCGGCGTCCGGCCTCCTCCCATTTTTTCGTATTTTCTGCCATGTCCGATCCGCTCGATGTCGATAATTTGAGTAACTTTGCTCCGACGAAGGTACGAAAATTTTACATGATTATGGATTACGTTGCACTCAATATTCCGTGTTCCGACGACGAGCAGGCCGGAATCCTGACCGCCGAACTGGCCGACTTTCCGTTCGAGAGTTTCGAGATCGGCGACGGCGTGCTGAAAGCCTATATCCCGCAGGAGCGGTTGGCCGATTGCAAGGAGCAGGTCGATGGTCTGCTGGCGCGCTACGGCGTCGCCGGACGTTATATCTCCATCGAGACGCAGAATTGGAACGCCTTGTGGGAGAGCAATTTTCCGGCCGTCGATGTCGAAGGGCGCCTGCGCATCCGCGCGCCGTTCCACGAGGCGGCTCCCGCCGGCGAGACGGAGGTGATCGTGATGCCCAAGATGTCGTTCGGCACGGGCCACCACGCTACGACGTGGCTGATGTCGCGCGCGGTGCTCGACCTCGGGGTCGCGGGCCGCACGGGGCTCGACATGGGCAGCGGCACGGGCGTGCTGGCGATCGTCGCCGCGAAGTGCGGCGCCGCGCATGTCGATGCCGTGGACATCGACGACTGGGCCGATGAGAACTGCCGCGAGAACGTCGCCGCCAACGGGGTTTCGGAGCGCATTACCCCGATGTTGGGCGATGTCCGCCGCATCGCGGGCCGGAGTTACGATTTCATTCTGGCCAACATCAACCGCAATATCCTCGTGGCCGACATGGCGGCCTATGCCGCGGCCCTGGCCCCGGGCGGCGATCTGGTGATGAGCGGATTTCTGGAACAGGACGTTCCGGCGATCACGGAGGCCGCCGCGAAACTGGGAATGACGGTTGCCGCCACCGCCGACCGCGACGGTTGGATGCTGGTACATGTGAAAAAGGAGTCGTGAAAAGCTACAAAGGCCGCGGCATCGTGCTGCACACGCTCAAGTACGGCGATTCTTCGATGGTCGCCTACCTGTTGACCGACATCGGGGGCCGCCGCAGTTACATGGTGCAGGGGGTCCGCAGCCGCAGCGGGCGGGGTTCGAAGCTGGCGTTGTTCCAGCCGATGTTCCCCGTCGAGTTCGAGGGGTTGGAATCCCCGCGGCAGCAGATGGACCGTTTCAAGGAGGTGCGTGCGGGGTTCGTGCTGCAAAGCCTGCCGTTCGACGTTCGCAAATCCACGATGGCGCTCTTTATGGCCGAAGTTTTGTATCGTCTGGTCCGGGAGAGCGAGCCCAACGAACCGCTTTTCGACTTCGTGTGGGGTTCGGCCGAGGCGTTGGATGCGATGGACGACGGGGTTTCGAATTTCCACCTTTGGTTCCTGGCCAACCTGAGCCGCCTGCTGGGCTACCGTCCGGGCAACGACTATACGCCGGGGGCGTGGTTCGACATCCGCGAAGGATTGTACACCCCCGTGCGGCCCGCACACCCGGGGGTGATGACGCAGGAGTGCGCCGCGCTGCTCGATACGATGCTGCGCTGCGACGTGAGGCGTCTGGGCGAAGTGGCGTTGAACCGCAAACGGCGGTCGGACTTTTTGAGTGCGATGTTGTCCTATTTCGGCTATCATCTCGACGCCATCAGCGCCGTGCAGTCGGCGCGCATACTACGGGAGGTGTTTTAACGTTATTGATAGAGAGAAGATAAAAGGGGAAAACTATGAGAAAGATGTTGCTTGCGGCCGTTGCGCTCGCCGTTGCGGTGGCCGCCTCCGCCCAGGAGCCGAAATTCGATTTCAAACGCGATACGACCCGCACGTCGGGCTTCGCGCTTCCCGATTCGCTGGCGCACATGTCGCCGTGGAAACCCGATTATAAGACGATGGCGCCGGTGAAGACCAAACCCACGGTGTCGATGACTTCGGTGGTGGTGATCCAGAAGGAGAACCTGCCTTCGCGCATCACCGTCATCGACAACAACACCCTGCGTCTGGGGCCGCATTTCACCCTTTCTAACGGACAGGCGTGGAACTGGAGTCCCTATCCCGACGCCTATCTCGACGCGCGTACGCTTTCGTTCCCCATGCCGCGGTAGTGCCGCATCGGGAGCCGTTTAAGGGAGGGGCCGGAGCGATCCGGCCCTTTTTAGGTATTTTCGCGTATTGACCGGCAGCGATGAAATTCCGAATTTTGTCCCGAATTCGAATCGTTGCTTATGAGAAAGATTTTTACGGGATTGTTTTTCCTGCTTTTCCTCGGGGCCCGGGCTCAGGAGCCTGCCGCCGAGCCCTCCGTTGCGGAACTTTCGGCCGAGGTCGAGGCTCTGAAGGCCAAAACCTCGACATGGGACAGGATATTGGCCCGCCTGCCCGAGATTTCGGGATACGTGCAGACGGGTTACGAGTGGTCGGAGAGCTCTTCGACCTTTTTCATCAAGCGCGTCCGCCTGAACCTGACGGGCGCCATCGCTCCGAAACTCGACTACCGGGTGCAGATCGAGTTCGCGTCGCCGAAGATCGTCGATGCCTACGTGCGTTACCGGCCTTTCGACCAGCTGAATTTCCAGCTCGGTGAGTTCAAGCTCCCCTTTTCGGTCGAGAACACCGAGTATCCGCCTCTCAAATACGAGTTTATCGAGTACCCGCTTTCCCTGCGGCGGCTGATGGGCTTCGACGACATCTGCGGACTTTCGGCCACGGGGCGCGACATGGGCGCCATGCTCTGCGGGAGCTTCTTCAAACGCAAGGATTTCAGCATCCTGAGCTATAATTTCGGCGTCTTCAACGGTGAAGGGCTCAACATCAAGGACAAGAACAAATCGAAGGACATCGTGGCGCGGCTGACGCTGCGCCCCGTCGCGGGGTTGCAGATCGCCGGGTCCTATTATTGGGGCGAATACGGCGCCGACTACCTCAAGCGGGTCCGTTACGGTGCGGGCGCCTGCTACGACCGCGGCCCTCTGGTGGTGCGTGCCGAGTACATTTGCGGCACGACGGGGCTCTCCGGGGGCTCCGGCGAGCTGGACAGCGACGGTTGGTACGCCGTGGGCGGCTGGCGCGCGACACGGACGCTGATGCCCGTCGTGCGTTACGACACCTTCCGTGAAAATACTTCCGCAAGCGACTCCCGCCTGACCAACTATACGGCGGGTCTCCTGTGGCAGCCCGTGAAATTCCTCCGCTGCCAGCTCAACTACACTTACGAGGACTATGCGTCGCGCGCCGCGTCGAACCGCAACGTCGTGTCGCTGATGTTCACCGGGATATTTTAATTGAAATCGCTATGAAAAAACTCATCGAACAACTTCGCGTCGAGGACTGGGTGGTGGTCTGGGTCTCGATTCCGTTGCTGCTGCTTGCGGCGCTCGTCCCCGCCGACCTGCCGAGCGTCCCCTCGACCCTCGTGGGCGAGGTGGCCTGGTACAATATCCTTTACCTGTTCGCCATCGTGCTGGCAGTGCTCTATGTCGGCTGCCTGCTGTTGCGGCGCCCTCTCAAGGGGCTGTTGCCGTCGCTGGTCGTCGTCTTCGCCGTTTCGTTGCTGGCGCAGGTCGTGGCCAAGATTCCGGCCGTGTCCTACTACGGCTTCGAATCGGTCTTTTTCTCGGTGCTGTTCGGCCTCCTGATCCGCAACGTGTGGCGCGTTCCCGCGTGGATGAAGCCCGCCATTCAGGGCGAGTTCTTCATCAAGATCGGCGTGGTGTGCCTCGGCGCCACGATTCTTTTCAGCGACGTGATGAAGTCGGGCGTCTTCGGGCTCGTGCAGGCATGCCTCGTGGTGGCCGTCGTGTGGTTCTTCGCCTTCTGGCTCTCGCGCCGCATGAAGGTTGACGAACGTTCGGCGATGATCCTTTCGAGCGGCGTCTCGATCTGCGGCGTTTCGGCCTGCATCACGGCGGCGCGCGTGGCGGGCGGCGACGACAAGAAGCTCTCCTACATCGTTTCGCTGGTGTTGATCGTCGTAGTTCCGATGATCTACCTCATGCCGTGGCTGGCGAATCTGATCCTGCCGCACCTGTTCGCTCCCGAGGTGGCCGAGGAGGTCGCCGGGGCGTGGATCGGCGGTACGATCGACACCACGTCGGGCGTCGCCGCATCGAGCATGATCGTCGGCGAGGTCGCCAACCAGCATGCCGTGATCATCAAGGCGGCTCAGAACGTGCTGATCGGCGTCGTGGCGTTCTTCATCGCGCTCTACCTCTCGACCCGCGGCGAGAAGGGCGGTCAGGCCCCGTCGCTGGGCATCGTCTGGGAGAAGTTCCCCAAATTCATCATCGGTTTCGTCGCCGCGTCGCTCGTATTCAGCCTCTGCCAGTCGAACGGTCTTTTCGTTCCCGGCGCCAAGGGCAAGCTCCTCGAACCGGGCGTTGCGAAGATGTTCTCCTCGGTCTTCTTCTCGCTGGCGTTCGTCTGCATCGGCCTCGATACGCGTCTCAAAGACATCATTTCGAAGGAGAACCGCAACGTCCTCCGGGCGTTCCTCGCGGCGCAGACCTTCAACATCGTCGTGACGTTCGTGATCGCCTGCCTGCTCTTCGGACTGCTCAAACCGGCCCTTTAGCGCTTTAAGAAAGCGCGTTTAGAGGCGGTGGCGGGTGCTCTCGTTTCCGAAGCGGGTCTGCGCTGCCGGCCCTTTAAGAAAGGGCTTTTAGGGGCGATGGCGGACCGGGCCTTTTCCGATGCGGTTCTGCGCTATTTCCGTTATGATCATAAAAAAGGCTGACGTTTTCGTCAGCCTTTTTTCGTGTATTTCCGCTCCGGGCGGGCTCCCGGGCCTCCTTTCCGGAACGGTCGCTGTCCCGGGCGTCCCTTTCCGCCGAAGAAATAGGATTTCTGACGCCGCTTCTCCTCCTGCGAACGGGCTACGTAGACCTTTTCGTGCGTATAGGGATTCTCCCCCGTGTAGAACATCACCGACGAGAGGGTCATCGGTGTGGGCGTCAGGTCCTGCACTTGTTCGAGGTTGAAATGCAGTTTCCCCAACACCTTCTTCGACAGCGCCTTCATCTCCCGTTCGGTGCATCCCGGGTGCGAGGAGATGAAGTAGGGGATCAGCTGATAGGGCAACTTCTCCCGGTTGCAAATGCGGTGGAAATCCGCGTTGAGCTGTTCGAACAGCGCGAACGGCGGTTTGCGCATCAGCTTCAATACGTTCTCCTCGGTGTGTTCGGGCGCCACTTTGAGCCGGCCCGAGGTGTGGTATTTGAGCACCGTCTCCAGATAGGGCGACCGGTCGAACAGGTCGTAACGGATGCCGCTGCCGATAAAGGCTTTCTTGACGCCTTTGACGGCGCGGATTTTCTCATACAGGGCCAGCAGCGGCCGGTGGTCGTTGTCGAGGTTGGGGCACGGCTTCGGGTGGAGGCACGACGCGCGGCGGCACTTGCCGCACAGTTCGCGGTCGCGGCCGCCCATGCGGTACATGTTGGCCGAGGGGGCCCCGACATCGGAGAGATACCCCTT of the Alistipes senegalensis JC50 genome contains:
- a CDS encoding porin, which encodes MRKIFTGLFFLLFLGARAQEPAAEPSVAELSAEVEALKAKTSTWDRILARLPEISGYVQTGYEWSESSSTFFIKRVRLNLTGAIAPKLDYRVQIEFASPKIVDAYVRYRPFDQLNFQLGEFKLPFSVENTEYPPLKYEFIEYPLSLRRLMGFDDICGLSATGRDMGAMLCGSFFKRKDFSILSYNFGVFNGEGLNIKDKNKSKDIVARLTLRPVAGLQIAGSYYWGEYGADYLKRVRYGAGACYDRGPLVVRAEYICGTTGLSGGSGELDSDGWYAVGGWRATRTLMPVVRYDTFRENTSASDSRLTNYTAGLLWQPVKFLRCQLNYTYEDYASRAASNRNVVSLMFTGIF
- the recO gene encoding DNA repair protein RecO — its product is MKSYKGRGIVLHTLKYGDSSMVAYLLTDIGGRRSYMVQGVRSRSGRGSKLALFQPMFPVEFEGLESPRQQMDRFKEVRAGFVLQSLPFDVRKSTMALFMAEVLYRLVRESEPNEPLFDFVWGSAEALDAMDDGVSNFHLWFLANLSRLLGYRPGNDYTPGAWFDIREGLYTPVRPAHPGVMTQECAALLDTMLRCDVRRLGEVALNRKRRSDFLSAMLSYFGYHLDAISAVQSARILREVF
- a CDS encoding YeiH family protein; translation: MKKLIEQLRVEDWVVVWVSIPLLLLAALVPADLPSVPSTLVGEVAWYNILYLFAIVLAVLYVGCLLLRRPLKGLLPSLVVVFAVSLLAQVVAKIPAVSYYGFESVFFSVLFGLLIRNVWRVPAWMKPAIQGEFFIKIGVVCLGATILFSDVMKSGVFGLVQACLVVAVVWFFAFWLSRRMKVDERSAMILSSGVSICGVSACITAARVAGGDDKKLSYIVSLVLIVVVPMIYLMPWLANLILPHLFAPEVAEEVAGAWIGGTIDTTSGVAASSMIVGEVANQHAVIIKAAQNVLIGVVAFFIALYLSTRGEKGGQAPSLGIVWEKFPKFIIGFVAASLVFSLCQSNGLFVPGAKGKLLEPGVAKMFSSVFFSLAFVCIGLDTRLKDIISKENRNVLRAFLAAQTFNIVVTFVIACLLFGLLKPAL
- the xerD gene encoding site-specific tyrosine recombinase XerD; this encodes MAENTKKWEEAGRRYRTYIKLEKRLSKNTVESYMRDLRQFAHFILRQWDVAPHKVEEAMIERYMAWLYDKGREKTSQARALSGVKSFFNFLMISDKIESSPAEFVLTPKFGRQLPDVLTTPEIDRIIAAVDTSTPKGLRDSAMLEVLYSCGLRVSELTSLRMQDLFFGEGYIRVIGKGDKQRLVPISAAARDRIQLYLEKRRSARTGEEVVFLNNRGKQLTRVMIFTILKEAARRAGITKRISPHTFRHSFATHLLEGGASIRQVQEMLGHENILTTEIYTHLDREHLRHTVEEHLPI
- the prmA gene encoding 50S ribosomal protein L11 methyltransferase, whose product is MDYVALNIPCSDDEQAGILTAELADFPFESFEIGDGVLKAYIPQERLADCKEQVDGLLARYGVAGRYISIETQNWNALWESNFPAVDVEGRLRIRAPFHEAAPAGETEVIVMPKMSFGTGHHATTWLMSRAVLDLGVAGRTGLDMGSGTGVLAIVAAKCGAAHVDAVDIDDWADENCRENVAANGVSERITPMLGDVRRIAGRSYDFILANINRNILVADMAAYAAALAPGGDLVMSGFLEQDVPAITEAAAKLGMTVAATADRDGWMLVHVKKES